One genomic window of Notamacropus eugenii isolate mMacEug1 chromosome 6, mMacEug1.pri_v2, whole genome shotgun sequence includes the following:
- the LOC140511808 gene encoding olfactory receptor 5AC1-like — protein sequence MMEENETLVKEFVLLGFTNHPGLQVLLFLVFLGVYIITMVGNIGLIVLIWMNSHLHTPMYFFLGNLALADACSSTAITPKMLESFITHNKMISISECMAQFDFLAFSATTECLILAAMAYDRYVAICKPLLYPVVMTNRLCNQLSIFSYVVGFLHSILHVGLLFRLRFCHSNKIHHFFCDIMYLYKISCTDPSINILMAFIFSGSIQVFTILCILISYTCILFAILKKKSQKGRSKAFSTCGAHLFSVSLFFGSLLFMYVRPRSLQADNQDMMDSLFYTIIIPMLNPFIYSLRNKEVIEALRTLLKQIALPK from the coding sequence ATGATGGAAGAAAACGAGACACTggtaaaagaatttgttctcttGGGATTCACCAATCATCCAGGGCTTCAGGTTCTCCTCTTCCTGGTGTTTCTGGGTGTCTACATCATAACCATGGTGGGGAATATTGGACTGATTGTGCTTATCTGGATGAACTCTCACCTTCATACCCCTATGTACTTCTTCCTTGGCAATTTAGCTTTAGCTGATGCTTGTAGTTCAACCGCAATAACTCCTAAGATGTTGGAAAGCTTTATAACTCACAATAAAATGATATCCATATCTGAATGCATGGCAcaatttgattttcttgcattcagTGCAACCACAGAATGTTTAATTCTTGCTGCAATGGCATATGACAGATATGTAGCCATCTGTAAGCCCTTGCTTTATCCAGTGGTGATGACTAATAGGTTATGTAACCAGCTGTCAATCTTTTCATATGTAGTTGGCTTTCTTCATTCTATCTTGCATGTGGGTTTGTTATTTAGATTACGTTTCTGCCACTCCAACAAAATCCATCACTTTTTTTGtgatattatgtatttatataaaatttcctGTACCGACCCTTCTATTAATATTCTGATGGCTTTTATCTTCTCTGGGTCAATTCAGGTTTTTACTATTTTGTGTATCCTAATTTCTTATACTTGCATCCTCTTtgccattctgaaaaaaaaatcacaaaagggaAGAAGCAAAGCCTTCTCCACTTGTGGTGCTCACCTGTTTTCTGTGTCCTTATTCTTTGGCTCTTTGCTCTTTATGTATGTGCGCCCTCGATCACTGCAAGCAGATAATCAAGATATGATGGATTCCTTGTTCTATACTATTATAATTCCTATGTTAAATCCTTTTATCTACAGCCTGAGAAACAAGGAAGTTATAGAAGCCCTGAGAACTTTATTAAaacaaatagcacttccaaagtGA
- the LOC140511809 gene encoding olfactory receptor 5AC1-like → MAEENKTLVTEFVLTGLTDLPELQIPLFLLFLAIYLTTMMGNIGLVVLVWMDSHLHMPMYIFLSSLAFSDALTSSSVTPKMLVNFLIKNKMISLFECMAQYYFFGVSATAECFLLAAMAYDRYAAICNPLLYPVRMSNRLCKQLVSASYAFGFLHLMVHVGLLFRLSFCRTNVIHHFYCEILPLFKISCTDPSINTLVIFIFSAFIQTFTFTVIIISYAYILSAILRIKSEKGRSKTFSTCSAHLFSVSLFYGTLFFMHVRPGSGTTKDQDVMYSLFYTIIIPLLNPFVYSLRNKEVLGSLRKAIKK, encoded by the coding sequence ATGGCAGAGGAGAACAAGACATTGGTGACAGAATTTGTTCTCACTGGACTTACAGATCTCCCTGAGCTTCAGATCCCTCTCTTCTTGCTGTTCCTAGCGATCTACCTCACAACCATGATGGGGAATATTGGGCTGGTTGTGCTTGTTTGGATGGACTCTCACCTTCACATGCCCATGTACATATTTCTCAGCAGCTTAGCTTTTTCAGATGCCTTGACTTCCTCTTCAGTGACCCCTAAGATGCTGGTGAATTTCTTAATTAAGAATAAAATGATATCCCTTTTCGAATGCATGGCCCAATATTACTTTTTTGGTGTCAGTGCAACTGCAGAATGTTTCCTGTTGGCAGCGATGGCATATGACCGATATGCAGCCATATGCAACCCTCTCCTTTATCCAGTGAGAATGTCCAATAGACTGTGTAAGCAGCTGGTGAGTGCTTCGTATGCATTTGGCTTTCTTCATCTCATGGTTCACGTGGGTTTATTATTTAGATTATCCTTTTGTAGAACGAATGTAATACATCATTTCTATTGTGAAATTTTACCATTGTTTAAAATTTCCTGTACTGATCCATCTATTAATACACTggtgattttcattttctctgcatTTATTCAAACTTTTACTTTTACAGTAATCATAATCTCTTATGCTTATATCCTTTCTGCTATCTTGAGAATTAAGTCTGAAAAGGGAAGGAGCAAAACCTTCTCGACATGCAGTGCCCATCTGTTCTCTGTCTCCTTATTCTATGGAACTCTTTTCTTTATGCATGTGCGTCCTGGGTCTGGCACTACTAAAGATCAGGATGTCATGTATTCTTTATTTTACACTATCATAATCCCACTATTAAACCCATTTGTCTACAGCCTGAGAAATAAAGAGGTCCTTGGTTCCCTGAGAAAAGCAATAAAGAAATAG